tttcgtgactacacttggtacagtgtagtaagatttcatattaaagggaatatgcgacgtgattaattgttaagtatggttaccaagtgctcaaccacttagaatatttttattaaaatgtttacatatgaaatcttgtggtccatagttataacgctactagcaacaaacctatatatctcaccaactttatgttgacgttttaaagcatgttattctcaggtacaaattatgtcttccgctgtgcatttgctcatgttaaggaccttactcggagtcgatcatcgcaatggaaccaaatgttgatgacttcgtccagatggattgggtcgggtcgtctcatgtggtatcagagcgttggtcttagtgaaccaggccttgcattagtgtgtctgactagtagttgttaggatacagtagtgagtctggacttcgaccgtgtctgcctgtcaaagagttttgcttatcattctagtcggaaatcatctgcttatcatccctagggaatttactgcttatcattcataagtctagacacgtcttactgcattcagtgcatcgatagtgtatagacaagattcatatcttagcatatctgtagacttgcctgatatatgccgtaaattcctctgtagtctacgaaatacatatagatattctatatagttataatatcatccgatatccgaaaatcatttcacgtcgaagatctcttccatccaccaaatttcccttttcaacctgaagcgcttactgacgaacctgttcgagaaaccattttctctcccctttttccgagtatcccatcacgattacatactattccatagttcgaatcttattcattcactcgcttcaaccgtcaatcattccgtagtactagaagaagttaacgaactacgcgctcgtgtgacgactttggagaacctggtgcgaaggttacgaacaccagcagcagcaccagcagcataatcagtaccaccatcatcgacgtcgacagtacccttatcatctctaaaccataaccgcgccataactctcaatatcacaatctgtacctcgaatgtcaacattacacgcctcaatatcaccatctgtacttcgagtatgaacttcgttctacacatcgatctacatcggctatcttcgctttacgtatcattctacctcatttttcctcgttcgacatggtgaatatgtaatttctaaagttttagagattatgtaatctagtattaacggtaaatcagatgagtttttgactcattaaatccatgattacatccgatgaaaatatatatgcaagtatattttcataaagattgtaattaaaaattcttttgtacaaactgttaatgatgaaaatattttaacgggtgggtagtacccgaggaatatttagaattcacattaataagttacactgtacattcttcgaatctgattcaacgatcatttactaacctacttacaactaccgatatacgtatccgttcaccacagaataaccatttctattcaaatttcatatttggattttgacctatcagaatccaacaagtggcacaacgaagaaaacattggacaaaaataaaaagtgttagaaacaaatgaattaattaattggaattgtgataggatttcatgcTAActattccggctaactgttcccagctaactgattaacatttaatttatcgcaatttacattctcggaattttatttattgtcatttaatttctattatttacttttacgcactttaaataacgggacacgtatgcaaggtttcgacttatcatatcgacccatctatatatatatttcggaacaaccgtagacactctatatgtgaaggtgggagttggctatacagggtcggagttgattccaaaatatatatatactttgagttgtgatcgacaccgagaccggtacacgggtcacgatacgtattatttaattcgaatattatatattaaattatatatgaatcattgaaccatcggactattggactgctaactttggacaattaaaatgaattaaattaaaatattgattataacatatgaaactaaataattcttcaagcttgccacttgatttcatcttaaacctcatttgtatctcgacaattacaatgcgtgttcaaatctttcatgattcttgaaaacccctcaatcgagaggatgaaccaaccgcgtttcatctacggaagaaaaaaaaaacttatgctcctgtaagactctcggagactgagtcaacatttaacacgcagcagtgttaatttctttaatgttattattacccaaaataactttgcaatcccttttcaaattagccaattttgtcacagctccagcaagttaacctcgacatctcagaaaggttagtttcgatatatatacacgtattctttcgctgtcgttaccggagaatcttttatattccatcatcagcgtttaaccatctaaaaacacaattctcctgaaaccacctcagtttaataaccgatgacccagatccgttaactttgagaatgctgacgaagcagcacgttgtagatggtcttaatagccaaaagttgatgataaagaacggaatattggaaacactcaatagaacatttagtatcaaaaagcggattatgcgaaactatgatgtaagccgtggacaaatcacaaagaataagtttgacttcaaagaatttaaaagattcagtgcctgctgaaatccttagtgcataccctactccttactctaaaacctttgctgacactattcttcatcatcatccttcggcattagaagttccaagatattatcatatctttcattataaatatcctcaatgtttctgaagatatttttacaactattcttatcggaaatcatctatcttctcgcgctatctgtatcacatcataaaagaaactgtgttagtttctaaattctgaaacctccgaatttaaaatatgaatgttttgaaatagtgttaggaactgatgcatgaattagtataatataatgaaacttgatcaacttcattatattacagtaagttatgttaagtttctaatggaatgtgatgattcacagtaccatcatcatgtgccatgttacacggctcttacattctatccaatctccaaacatatcaagaacatatcatcttgatagttctatctttctggatattctggtaatttgacaaatcaaatcgtgccatttccatttctttctaagagcatcagctatgttcattccgaaattttatacctacaaattccggaccattgctcgcttgactcgaggacgggaagaagaaacaaaagggacAAGaccccgaaatagaaattaggacaaaaatcgcagcaaataggaggagatattaactatggatgacaatgattatagaaaacagaagtagggacattgaaatataagtgaagatataaaacccaatagcaaccctgaaactacaaaccgtgcatatcaatatgtattgccacgtaaagacacgggagaattaataacactataatcctaagaaaatagtagaagtaaatagattcttctgggggtaaatgaaaaagaagaatgacagatgtgaaaattaagagtatatcaaggatcagaatgggatggagcattttaaagaatactctaAGGTATAAATTGAGGAAGAAAGGATAGAAAAtaggaggtatggaagtaagaaagggaaggaagtGGAATTATATTGAAATATCCGACAaataaatcgaaacagattgccgcattaaatcaaagaagatcctgatcgccgaaaaaccaaatcttattacgtaagattttctttaaatctcttaaaatccgaaaatcaatcataaccacgtcatcggttaaaacgattccatatttactcatctcactcttttgtgatagcttcacttgtacgcttcacatgatcgaatcattttatctacattactcaatgatgataaaactccattatcacctcatattcgtcatgaaaacattcttattgttatccataacgacctctatcaaatttcggggacaaaatttctttaacgggtgggtactgtaacgacccggaaatttccgaccaaatttaaactataatctttatatgtatccgacacgataagcaaaatccgtaatgtggagtctagaaaagtttgaaatctatatttatgaaaTCCGTTACCCTTTCACtatactcgacgattcacgaactattgtgtaaaaaaaatatatatatatatattattgttatcattaataatattagtatcatcagTATTAtcgtcattaataatattattgttatacattttatatagtaattattatcattaataataatattattattactactatatttaATAAGCTTagtctataaaaataaataaaagagataTACAAATGAAGATattattatagttagatatatatacagatttatataCCTAAGCATATGTACAGATAAATTTATATAAAATtactgatatatatatttttttttcatgggATCCAAAAATCGATCTCATATCCTTACTATATCTAAATTTTTGTTTCTGTTTCTTTTAGGGAGTACATATCGAATAAAATCCCTAATAACATCAAAATTAGTTATCAATCTCATTCACACTTTATTCATCTATTTATCTGTGTAAATAGGCAGTCGACCTCAAAAACACATTTGATGCTACAAATTTCAGTTACAAATGAAACCAAATTCACATACAATAGCAACCGTCCTTCACCACTTTGACTGAGAACAAACACCACCATCCTCCTAACTCTGCCGTATCATCACCCTATAACCACCATCGTGAGTTACCCATCACCACCATGATCAAACCGCCACCACCTCCAGCAACGACCATTTTAAAATCGTCACTCTCATTCTTCTCTCTCTCCTCCTTTCTTCTTGATTTCTCCTTCGTGGAACCATATTACAAACAACTATCAAAACAAATCAAATGCTACTACGGTCTTGTTATCGAACCCAGCCCAGCAAATCACCATCTAAATTGCTACTGCTACGATTTTTCTGTTTCTAATTCCTTTCGAAACCACCACCATTAAAACCATTCCCAGCTTACATATCTACAACCCTTCTAGTTTCTGTTTTAAATCGAACCCAACAGTTACAGCTTCCATATTTTTGTTCTTCTTCTCTTTCTTTCCTTCGTGAATCACCCTCACCTAGCAAACCGTATCTTTATCGACACCCAACAACAACGAACTGCTGCAAACGACCTTCGACCTCCTTTATTTATGTTCCTGATCCGAACCATGTCAACAAACTTCATCAAAACACCTAATCAACTACGCCGCTATTATAACCTATTCCTGTAATAAATACCATACCGTGGCCTGCTTGCTTCTGATATATAAtcgctatatatttttttttccgaTAAAAGGGTAAGAAAGAAGGGAATGGTGATGATGAGGTTTAATGGGATGAATTTTTATAATAAACCACTTGGACGTTAATTGATAGCATTATTTGCTTATGGGATGCAGTAGGGTCGACATCCACATCCACCCTCCACCTGTTCgtcgattaaaaaaaaaaaaaaaaaagaaacggaACTTTTAACAATGGAACGTGCTGACTTGCTTCCCACTTGTCTAATTCGAAATCTAATTTAAAAACAAACGGGTCTTGGATTATAATATGGGCCGTGAACTTCCTGCAAGATGGGCCGTATTTGGTTATTGGACCGACAGATTAAACGGGATAAATAAATATATCTAGCGAAATAGAACAAGAAAATAGGTAGTAGTGGAGCGGTTTGAGTGGGAGTCGGGTGGGtgtgaggtcaagggttcgagtcctgtcATGGGCTTTTCTTTTTAGAAGAAGTTTTAAAGGGTATACTTTTCTATttctttatctaattattattattattattattattattattattattgttattgttattattattgttattatcatttattgttaatattaattattattattattatttcaagtattattattaaaaataacattactattaaagttatcattatctttttaattaaaagtaatattattatttttttcattattattattattatcactagatatgtatttattaatattattataaataatattatcattaattttattaatagtattattattattataagtatcatcattattatccttactaatattaacctagtaaaaataaaactaaggttttaaacaaacgaaatatatatctatacgtaaatatatttgacACCTACCACATAACAAAGTATTTTTTTAATATGAAACCTaaaaatattattaacataaaaataatataatcaataaattatatatatatatatatatatatatatatatatatatatatatatatatatatatatatatatatatatatatatatatatatatatatatatatacttgttcgattacaattacgtgtgttaatatatatacaaatgatataggttcgtgaatccgaggccaactttataattgatcaatggtgttatatgtatttttactacaaaatacattaggtgagtatatagtcccacttttaaactctaaatatttcgggatgagaatacatgtattttatgttttacgttatggacacaagtaactgaaaaatatattctacgttgagttgtaccactggcatacttccctatagcttggtaactaatatttacagcggtattgtaaacgcgaatcctgttgatagatctatcgggcctgacaaccccaaccggactggatgaccagtattcaacggttgcacagtacttcgtttcgtgactacacttggtacagtgtagtaagatttcatattaaagggaatatgcgacgtgattaattgttaagtatggttaccaagtgctcaaccacttagaatatttttattaaaatgtttacatatgaaatcttgtggtccatagttataacgctgctagcaacaaacctatatatctcaccaactttatgttgacgttttaaagcatgttattctcaggtacaaattatgtcttccgctgtgcatttgctcatgttaaggaccttactcggagtcgatcatcgcaatggaaccaaatgttgatgacttcgtccagatggattgggtcgggtcgtctcaccagctcagcttctgacttctgttcaactgcacaatcattcccacactttatgtactctatttacactgctgtacaatgaagattatggTCTTACATACAAATCATtaatatcatcttcatcatcatcgttatttttTATTCAGGAACCTAAAAACTTAAATTGAACCATTAATTCCAATCCATAAAATAAATCCATCTTTTGGAAacgaattaaataacagaaataagTATATATGATGCTACGTATCACTCTTCAATTGGTTAGAATGGTCTTCACGCTTGATTCCTTCTCCGTGATGCTCTGATCACGCCATCATTTTTTCCGGCCCATCACGCCCCATAGTGGTGCCATGGGGGCGTGATGGTGGTATTTCCATGGTGATCACGCTGCACTAGGAATGGTCTAATACGCAGAAATCACTGTTGGTGGTATACAAGTGGACTCTATTCTTGCTGACTCATCGTACCGTTGAAGTATGATGCATTGTCCCATTGCTTTCGTACGGATTGCTACAAGGTATCGGTTGTTGGACATTTTTATATTACATTGATACTAGTATACACCGTCTGATTCTTGAATTGAAATAATTGTTATAACCATGGTTGTAAAAGTCACGAGTCGGGATGAGTCGGTTGGGACTTTGGAGGGACGTGTCTGTCAGGTGCTTAAAGAGACGAGACGGGGATGAGTTgggcgttgaccaacgttgacttctagtaataaaattattaatatatatatatatatatatatatatatatatatatatatatatatacgggcaggttcaaacgagaaccactaaaaatgtgagaactgcgagaactatttaatttaatagtttttatgcttttaaatgcaacaaattacatgaaaatgttaattaatgcacatatcattaacaaacatatgttcattagctcaaattacatgttttttttaaaagccaaaattttatatataattatataaaaggaGATTACAACACGAGATAGACATTATACATGAATTAGTTGTAGAGACTACAACTATGCCTAACtatgaataaatatatacatgagcCACAAATCACACAATCCTAGTTAGCCTATGCCGGTTCGATTTTGATCCATGCTCCCAAAAGATGAAGGGTTTATCAACCATTGATGCCATTGAAGGTTATACTTTTTTGCCCTTTTGGAGATCCACTCATAACTTTTTACTTGGATATCGTTAACAAGTGTTGCGGTTGAACGAGAATTGTTATGATAGACTTTTTGGTTTCTATTCTTCCATAACAAGTAACCCGTCACCCACTCCACGGCTTGCCATAACGATTTTCCAAGATGTCTTCTAATGTTTTGCCCCGCCCCATTGAAAAGATCCGCCACGCATGTACTAGAGAATGGAGCCAACCCCCACCATCGAAAAATGTTTTCCCAAACTACCTGCGAGAACTTACATAAAACTAAAGCATGATCCAAAGTTTCAACATCTTCATCACACATTGGGCACCTAACCGAATGTAGATTAATGCCCCGATTTTCGAGTTCTATTATTACCGGGAGCAGTCTACGTTTCGCACGCCAAACAAATATCCCAATCGATTGCGGTAGAAGTCTATTGCGGTCAGTTTCAGAATCGTACGAGTTACCCCCATATAATTTATCATCAATTTTATCCGCAAGGATCTTAGTGTTGTATTTACCATCCCCACTGAATACCCATTTCCATTTGTTTCGCCCACTATCTGCTAGAACCACCCCGTTAATAATCCGCACCAACTCCTGTATATCGTCTACATTTGTACCACGAGGTTCTCTACACCATTGCCAATCCAATGCAGCGCCCGAACTAGACCATACAACTCTATCTTTGACCTGCGCATTCTTGTTTATTTCCAATCTGTGTAATCTTGGAAACTTGTCCTTAAAGCATTGCTCGCCAACCCAAATGTCGTCCCAAAACAAGATATCCCTGCCTTCACCAATAATCCTCACGAAAGAATTGTTAAATGAAATATCGCATTTATCCATATCCTTCCCGATTTTTAGAACATCTTTCCAAGGCGAGTATCCCAACCCCCTTTTACCCACCCAAGAACCACTTGTATACCCCAACCTACCGTCCCGCCCGTATATACTTTTTATAATCTTGACCCAATAGGCGTCGGTTTCGGTAcggaacctccaccaccatttacctAAAAGTGCTAGATTTTTTACCTTTAAAGATCTGATATTAAGACCCCCCCCCCTTCCCCGTATGAAAGTAAAATAGACtcccatttaacccaagccatTTTGTGACCCTCACCCGACCCTCCCCAAAAGAAGTTACGACGCAAACCTTCGAGTAAATTGATGAATCACGTCGGAGCCGGAAGGACGAGAAGAAGTACAACGGTAAACTGTTGAGGACCGATTTTATGAGCGTCAGACGACCCCCGAATGACATCGTTCGTGATTTCCATTCCGATAATATTTTACGAAATTTCTTGGCTACAGGATCCTAGGCCTCTGCATTATTCATTTTATCACCGACCGGTAATCCAAGATATAGAAAAGGAATTTTCTCACACTTGCACCCAATGCAAGCTGCACTCTCCTCGACCTCTGATGTATCTGCGCCAATTCCAATTAACTTGCTTTTGACAAAGTTTATCTTTAGGCCTGACACATCCTCAAAGCATTTAATGACTTTCAAAGTGTTATTTAAATTCCTTTTAGACCAAAGCCCGATAAAATGGAATCATCCGCGTATTGAAGGTGTGAAAACGGAACACTATCTTTACCAATCTCTACCCCTTTTACAAGACCCTTTCCAATCGCCTCGTTATTAAGTAGATTAAGCCCTTCGCCCGCAATAATAAAAAGGAAAGGTGAAAGAGGATCACCTGTCTAATACCACGTTCTAATTTAAATTCCTCGGTAGGAGACCCGTTGACTAAAATTGAGATGGTCGCCGACTTGAGACAACTTTCTATCCATTTTATCCACTTTCGGCCGAACCCCATCCGTTCTTGCATATAAGAGAGGAACTCCCAATTTACACTATCGAACACTTTTACAAAATCCGCCTTAAAAATAAAGCTCTTACGTCTACCTCTCTTCAAGTCAGCGACACTTTCATTTAACATGAGAATACCATCTAGAATCGAACGGCCCGCAATAAAAGCACTTTGTTCCTTTCCTATTATCTTATGTAGAACCACACGAACCCTATTAGATAATATTTTCGCTACGATTTTGTAGTAGCTATTTATTTAACTAATCGGTCGATAGTCACATAACTCCATCGGATCATTGGACTTAGGGATTAATATCATGAAAGAAGCATTACAACCGTTTGATATTTCCTCTATTCCCAAAACCACTCTAAAGCCAACATCAAATCATCTTTGATAATACcccaaaaccttttataaaatttaaaGTTAAACTCTTCCGGTCCTGGAGCCTTAGGTCCACCACAACTCTTGATGCGTTCCAAACTTCCTGTTCATCGAACTTTCTTTCTAACTGATCAACATCGGCATTCGACAACTTGTTACAACCTATATTAGGGAAAGTCGGTCTCACCTTTTCGGGCTCTTTGAACAACTGGGAAAAATATCTCTGAACTTCGGATTTAACTAAAACTGTGTTGTCCTCCCATACCCCGTTGATAAACA
This genomic window from Rutidosis leptorrhynchoides isolate AG116_Rl617_1_P2 chromosome 2, CSIRO_AGI_Rlap_v1, whole genome shotgun sequence contains:
- the LOC139889738 gene encoding uncharacterized protein, giving the protein MDKCDISFNNSFVRIIGEGRDILFWDDIWVGEQCFKDKFPRLHRLEINKNAQVKDRVVWSSSGAALDWQWCREPRGTNVDDIQELVRIINGVVLADSGRNKWKWVFSGDGKYNTKILADKIDDKLYGGNSYDSETDRNRLLPQSIGIFVWRAKRRLLPVIIELENRGINLHSVRCPMCDEDVETLDHALVLCKFSQVVWENIFRWWGLAPFSSTCVADLFNGAGQNIRRHLGKSLWQAVEWVTGYLLWKNRNQKVYHNNSRSTATLVNDIQVKSYEWISKRAKKYNLQWHQWLINPSSFGSMDQNRTGIG